The Ralstonia pseudosolanacearum genome includes the window GACAGTGCATGGTAGGCAGTTTGACTGGGGCGGTCTCCTCCCAAAGTGTAACGGAGGAGTTCGAAGGTACGCTTGGTACGGTCGGACATCGTACCTAAAGTGCAATGGAAAAGCGTGCTTAACTGCGAGACCGACAAGTCGAGCAGGTGCGAAAGCAGGACATAGTGATCCGGTGGTTCTGTATGGAAGGGCCATCGCTCAACGGATAAAAGGTACTCTGGGGATAACAGGCTGATACCGCCCAAGAGTTCATATCGACGGCGGTGTTTGGCACCTCGATGTCGGCTCATCTCATCCTGGGGCTGTAGCCGGTCCCAAGGGTATGGCTGTTCGCCATTTAAAGAGGTACGTGAGCTGGGTTTAAAACGTCGTGAGACAGTTTGGTCCCTATCTGCCGTGGGCGTTGGAATCTTGACGGGGGCTGCTCCTAGTACGAGAGGACCGGAGTGGACGTACCGCTGGTGTACCTGTTGTCTCGCCAGAGGCATCGCAGGGTAGCTATGTACGGAAGAGATAACCGCTGAAAGCATCTAAGCGGGAAACTCGCCTGAAGATGAGGATTCCCTGGAGACTTGATCTCCCTGAAGGGTCGTTCGAGACCAGGACGTTGATAGGCTGGGTGTGGAAGCGCAGTAATGCGTTCAGCTAACCAGTACTAATTGCCCGTGCGGCTTGATCCTATAACCGGTATGTTTCCGGCTGGGTCTGCCTTGTGCCTGATACAAACTAAAGCACAACCCTAAACTACATTCCCATATTGGCGGCGTTGACCCTGTAGTCAGCGACGCGACAAGTCATAGCCTGGTGACCATAGCGAGTCGGTACCACCCCTTCCCATCCCGAACAGGACCGTGAAACGACTCCGCGCCGATGATAGTGCGGATTCCCGTGTGAAAGTAGGTCATCGCCAGGCTCTCCATCAAAACGCCCCAACCTACACCGGTTGGGGCGTTTTACTTTGGGCGTCCAAAGCAGGCAATCTCTCCCCCTGTCCACGAAAAAAGCCACCTCACGATGGCTTCTGTTGCTGCGCTCCACCCTTACGCACCCGATGGCGCCTCCCGCTGGCGGTGGTGCATAGCGCTAGCAGGTCCGCGTTGCGCACCCCACAAAGACCATTGGAAACAGGGGACCTTACGGTCAGCGGCTCCGTTGCTGTCTGAGGTACTGCTGGTCGGGCTGCGTGCATCGGCGTGGCCTCCGGCAGGCATATACCCGGGCGGATCACTTCCTGCCAAGCGAACCCGGTAGAGGGGTGCCAGTCTTCGATTGGCCTCGTATTCGTGGATACGCTTCTCCCACTGCGGCGAGCAACTTCTGCGGATCATAAAAAAACCACCGTGCACGGTGGTTTTTGTGTTTCTGAGGGAAAGCGTGATCAAGCTGGAGCCAGAAATTTTTCTACCAGGTGAACCCAGTAAGTCGCGCCGAGCGGCAGCAGCTCGTCGTTGAAGTCGTAGCTGGGGTTGTGCAGCATGCACGGTCCGAGGCCGTGGCCCTGTTCTCGATGATCGCCGTCGCCGTTGCCGATGAAGGCAAAGCAGCCCGGTTTCTCGATCAGCATGAAGGAGAAATCCTCGGCTCCCATGGTCGGGTCGATATTGGCATCGACGTGATCGGGGCCGACCAGTTCGCGCATGACTTCGGCGGCGAACAGCGTTTCCCGCTCGGTGTTGACGGTAGGCGGGTAGTTGCGATGGAAGGTGAAGTCGATGGAACAGTCGTAGGCGGCGGCGATCGCTTTGGCGACTTCTTCCATGCGCCGCTCGATCAGGTCCAGCACGGCTGTCGAGAAGGTGCGCACGGTGCCGCCGATCCACGCTTCGTTCGGGATGATGTTGCTGGCGTCGCCGGCGTGGACCTGCGTGATGGACAGCACCGCCGTGTCGATCGGTCGCTTGTTGCGGGTGATGATGCCCTGCAGCGCCGATACCATCTGTGCGCCAACGAACACGGGGTCGTTGCCGTTGTGCGGGAGTGCGGCGTGTGCGCCCTTGCCTTTGATGACGATGCGGAATTCGTTGCTGGATGCCATCAGCGGGCCGACGCGCGTGCCGAATGCGCCGACGGGTACGCCCGGCCAGTTATGCATGCCGAACACCGCGTCGCACGGGAAGCGGCCGAACAGGCCGTCCCTGATCATTTCCCGTGCGCCGCCGCCGCCTTCTTCGGCCGGCTGGAAGATCAGGTGGACCGTCCCGCTGAAGTTGCGGTGCCTGGCGAGATAGTGGGCCGCACCCAGCAGCATGGCCGTGTGGCCGTCGTGGCCGCATGCGTGCATTTTTCCTTCGTGCGTGGAGCGGTGTGCGAACTGGTTGGCTTCGGCCAATGGCAGCGCATCCATGTCTGCACGCAGCCCGATCCGTTTGCCTTCACCGTTGCGGATTACGCCGACCAGGCCGGTCTTGCCGAGTCCACGGTGCACTTCGATGCCCCATTCGGCCAGCTTGGCGGCGACCAGGTCGGAGGTGCGCTGCTCTTCGAAACAGAGTTCGGGGTGGGCATGGATGTCACGTCGCAGTGCCTGGATCTCTGCCTGGGCGGCGAGGATTTCTGGGATCAGCTTCATGGGTAGCGCTCGTGTTCTGGCGTGGAAGTTCGCTTCAACGTTCGATGATACGCCGAAGGTGGCTGCCCGGTCCGGGCCATCCGTGCGAGCGTGGCACGCCTGGTGCTCCGGCATTCGTCTCCGGTATGGAACGGCTCCTGCTCTTTGCTATCGCCCGCCGTTGCCGCCGGGAATTTTGGAAGACGAACGGCGTCGATGTGCATCAATTTGTGGCGCCACACATTGCCGATGGCATGTGGGCGTCGCTATAGTCGGCGCGAGCGCTCCGAGAAGCGTGGCCGCGCCTGGCGAGATCGAACCATCGACTCCTTTGCTTGGGGAGAAGAGCCGTGACCATGATTCGGACCTTGCGGCGCGTGGCCGCTGCGATGTGTGCGAGGATGCCAGGACGGGCTACGGTACGGTCAACTGGGGCCAGTACTGCAACCCGAAGATGGACGCGGTGCTCGACAAGGCGCTCTACACCATGGACGACAAGGAGCGCTCGAGGCTGCTGCAGGAAGCGACCGCGACCGCGATCGTGGTCGATGACGGCGGCATCATCCCGGTCCATTTCCAGGTGACGACGTGGGCTGCGCGCAAGGGCTTCACCTATCCGCCGCGCACCGACGAACGGACTTACGCGCAGGGCTTCAAGCCGCAGTCATGTCGCTGTCGCTTCCATTCACACTTAACCGGGCGAGTCTCCGATGCTGGTGTTCCTGATTCGACGGTTGCTGGAATCGGTGGCGGTGCTGCTGGTGATGTCGATCCTGGTGTTCCTGGGCGTGTACGCCATCGGCAACCCGGTCGACATCCTCATCAACCCGCAGGCGGACCAGCAGGACATCGCGCGCACGATTGCCGCGCTGGGGCTCGACAAACCGCTGTGGCAGCAGTACCTGTACTTCCTGAGGGGAGCACTGCAGGGCAACCTGGGCGTGTCGTTCGCGCACGGCACGCCCGCGCTCAAGCTGATCTTCGAGCGCATGCCGGCGACGTTCGAGCTGGCGGTGTTCGCCATGCTGCTGGCGATCGGGCTGGGGATTCCGCTCGGGCTGTGGGCGGGGCTGCGGCCGAACGGGGTGGCCAATCGCACCATCATGACGGTCTCGATCCTGGGGTTTTCGCTGCCGACGTTCTGGGTCGGGCTGATGCTGATCATGGTGTTCGCGGTGCAGCTGGGCTGGCTGCCGTCCAACGGGCGGGGCGAGACGCGGTTGCTGTTCGGCATCCCGGTGAGCTTTCTGACGCTCGACGGGCTGCGGCACCTGATTCTGCCGGGCGTGACGCTGTCGCTGCTCAACATCGCCATGGTGATCCGGCTGACGCGCGCCGGGACGCAGGAGGCGATGCTGCAGGACTACGTGAAGTTCGCGCGCGCCAAGGGGCTGTCGAACGCGCGCATCGTCGGGGTGCATGTGCTGAAGAACATCCTGATCCCGATCGTGACGGTGGTGGGCCTGCAGTTCGGTTCGGTGATCGCGTTTTCCATCGTCACCGAATCGATCTACGCCTGGCCGGGGATGGGCAAGCTGATCATCGATTCGATCCAGTTGCTCGACCGTCCGGTGATCGTGGCCTACCTGCTGGTGATCGTGACGCTGTTCATCCTGATCAATCTGGTGGTCGACCTGATCTACGGCGTGCTCGATCCGCGTGTGCGCCTGTCCGAAAGCCGGAGCTGACATGACGACTTCCACCACCGCGACCGCCAGGCCGGCCGCCGAAGAAACGCCGCTGCGCCGCTTCGTGCGCCAGTTCTGCGCCAGCCGTGTGGCGGTGATCGGCGTGATCGTGCTGGCGATCATCATTGTCGTGGCGATCGCGGCGCCGTGGATTGCGCCGCAGAACCCATACGATCTGTCCAGGCTCGACGTGCTCGATTCGCGCCTCGCGCCCGGCGAGAAATCCGGCGACGGCATGATCTTCCTGCTCGGCTCGGATGACCAGGG containing:
- a CDS encoding M20 aminoacylase family protein is translated as MKLIPEILAAQAEIQALRRDIHAHPELCFEEQRTSDLVAAKLAEWGIEVHRGLGKTGLVGVIRNGEGKRIGLRADMDALPLAEANQFAHRSTHEGKMHACGHDGHTAMLLGAAHYLARHRNFSGTVHLIFQPAEEGGGGAREMIRDGLFGRFPCDAVFGMHNWPGVPVGAFGTRVGPLMASSNEFRIVIKGKGAHAALPHNGNDPVFVGAQMVSALQGIITRNKRPIDTAVLSITQVHAGDASNIIPNEAWIGGTVRTFSTAVLDLIERRMEEVAKAIAAAYDCSIDFTFHRNYPPTVNTERETLFAAEVMRELVGPDHVDANIDPTMGAEDFSFMLIEKPGCFAFIGNGDGDHREQGHGLGPCMLHNPSYDFNDELLPLGATYWVHLVEKFLAPA
- a CDS encoding ABC transporter permease is translated as MLVFLIRRLLESVAVLLVMSILVFLGVYAIGNPVDILINPQADQQDIARTIAALGLDKPLWQQYLYFLRGALQGNLGVSFAHGTPALKLIFERMPATFELAVFAMLLAIGLGIPLGLWAGLRPNGVANRTIMTVSILGFSLPTFWVGLMLIMVFAVQLGWLPSNGRGETRLLFGIPVSFLTLDGLRHLILPGVTLSLLNIAMVIRLTRAGTQEAMLQDYVKFARAKGLSNARIVGVHVLKNILIPIVTVVGLQFGSVIAFSIVTESIYAWPGMGKLIIDSIQLLDRPVIVAYLLVIVTLFILINLVVDLIYGVLDPRVRLSESRS